In Euphorbia lathyris chromosome 9, ddEupLath1.1, whole genome shotgun sequence, the following are encoded in one genomic region:
- the LOC136205261 gene encoding protein NRT1/ PTR FAMILY 6.1 isoform X1, which yields MDISPQGVEEDAGGESKKLGIYFIESDHRRMAFGRGYTGGTTPVNIHGKPIADLSKTGGWIAALFIFGNEIAERMAYFGLSVNMVAFMFYVMHRPFSSSSNAVNNFLGISQASSVLGGFLADAYLGRYWTIAIFTTIYLVGLTGITICASMDTFMPNQEQCDQLSLLLGNCEPAKSWQMLFLYTVLYVTGFGAAGIRPCVSSFGADQFDETSANYKSHLDRFFNFFYLSVTIGAIVAFTLVVYIQMKHGWGSAFGSLTIAMGISNMLFFIGTPLYRHRLPGGSPLTRVAQVLVAAFRKRNTSFSSSEQIGLYEVSGKHSAIKGSRKITHTDDFRCLDKAALELKEDGPDPSPWRLCTVTQVEEVKILIRLIPVSACTIMLNLVLTEYLTLSVQQAYTMNTHMGRLKLPVTCMPVFPGLSIFLILSLYYSTFVPISRRITGHPHGASQLQRVGIGLAISIISVAWAGIFESYRRNYARKHGYEFSFLTPMPELTAYWLLIQYCLIGVAEVFCIVGLLEFLYEEAPDAMKSIGSAYAAVAGGLGCFGASILNTVVKSVTNDRKSATPSWLSQNINTGRFDYFYWLLTVLSVVNFCVFLYSANKYKYRAEQKFGIGEEIIGSKQSTPMATIGE from the exons ATGGATATCAGTCCTCAAGGAGTAGAAGAAGATGCAGGAGGTGAGTCCAAAAAACTCGGTATCTACTTCATCGAATCCGATCATAGGCGAATGGCGTTCGGGCGTGGCTATACCGGAGGAACTACACCCGTAAACATCCATGGAAAACCTATTGCTGACCTCTCTAAGACTGGTGGATGGATTGCTGCTCTTTTCATTTTCG GGAATGAAATTGCAGAGAGAATGGCTTATTTTGGCCTCTCGGTGAACATGGTGGCATTCATGTTTTACGTGATGCATCGTCCGTTTTCGAGTTCATCCAACGCAGTTAACAACTTCCTCGGGATTTCGCAAGCATCCTCGGTCCTAGGCGGATTCCTCGCTGATGCGTATCTCGGTCGGTACTGGACTATAGCTATATTCACAACTATATATCTTGTT GGTTTGACAGGAATAACAATATGCGCATCGATGGATACGTTCATGCCGAACCAAGAACAATGTGATCAATTATCCTTGCTGCTCGGAAATTGCGAGCCCGCGAAATCATGGCAGATGCTCTTTCTTTACACCGTCCTTTACGTCACCGGATTCGGAGCTGCGGGGATTAGACCGTGTGTTTCGTCTTTCGGGGCCGATCAATTTGACGAAACAAGTGCGAATTACAAGTCTCATTTGGATAGatttttcaactttttctaCCTTTCGGTGACGATTGGGGCAATTGTTGCCTTTACATTGGTTGTCTACATTCAAATGAAACACGGATGGGGCTCGGCTTTCGGGTCGTTGACTATCGCTATGGGAATATCGAACATGTTGTTCTTTATCGGTACTCCGTTGTATCGGCACAGATTGCCCGGCGGCAGCCCTTTAACAAGAGTTGCACAAGTTCTAGTTGCTGCATTTCGGAAGCGAAACACTAGTTTTTCGAGCAGCGAACAAATAGGCCTCTACGAGGTTTCGGGGAAACATTCTGCTATCAAAGGTAGCCGAAAGATAACTCACACCGACGATTTcag ATGTTTGGACAAGGCAGCTCTCGAATTAAAAGAAGACGGACCGGACCCTAGTCCGTGGCGCCTCTGCACCGTAACACAAGTAGAAGAAGTAAAAATCTTAATACGACTCATCCCGGTTTCGGCCTGCACAATCATGCTCAATCTAGTCCTAACAGAATACCTCACACTCTCAGTACAACAAGCATACACAATGAACACACATATGGGACGTCTAAAGCTCCCCGTTACGTGTATGCCCGTGTTCCCCGGGCTAAGCATTTTCCTTATACTCTCACTATACTACTCAACATTCGTCCCAATATCCCGTCGAATCACGGGCCATCCTCACGGAGCATCTCAGCTACAAAGAGTAGGCATTGGCCTAGCAATTTCAATTATTTCCGTCGCTTGGGCGGGGATTTTCGAAAGCTACCGAAGAAATTACGCTAGAAAACACGGGTACGAATTCAGTTTCTTGACTCCGATGCCCGAGTTAACAGCGTACTGGCTATTAATCCAGTACTGTTTGATTGGTGTAGCCGAAGTATTCTGCATTGTCGGGTTACTCGAGTTTTTATACGAGGAAGCCCCGGATGCTATGAAGAGTATAGGCTCAGCTTACGCTGCGGTAGCCGGGGGTTTAGGGTGCTTCGGAGCGAGCATTTTAAATACCGTCGTCAAATCAGTAACAAATGATCGTAAAAGCGCGACGCCATCGTGGCTGTCGCAGAATATAAATACGGGGCGATTCGATTATTTTTACTGGCTACTTACAGTTTTAAGTGTGGTAAATTTCTGTGTTTTTTTATACTCAGCAAACAAGTATAAGTATAGGGCAGAGCAAAAGTTTGGAATAGGGGAAGAAATTATAGGCAGTAAACAAAGTACTCCAATGGCTACTATTGGTGAATAG
- the LOC136205261 gene encoding protein NRT1/ PTR FAMILY 6.1 isoform X2: MDISPQGVEEDAGGESKKLGIYFIESDHRRMAFGRGYTGGTTPVNIHGKPIADLSKTGGWIAALFIFGNEIAERMAYFGLSVNMVAFMFYVMHRPFSSSSNAVNNFLGISQASSVLGGFLADAYLGITICASMDTFMPNQEQCDQLSLLLGNCEPAKSWQMLFLYTVLYVTGFGAAGIRPCVSSFGADQFDETSANYKSHLDRFFNFFYLSVTIGAIVAFTLVVYIQMKHGWGSAFGSLTIAMGISNMLFFIGTPLYRHRLPGGSPLTRVAQVLVAAFRKRNTSFSSSEQIGLYEVSGKHSAIKGSRKITHTDDFRCLDKAALELKEDGPDPSPWRLCTVTQVEEVKILIRLIPVSACTIMLNLVLTEYLTLSVQQAYTMNTHMGRLKLPVTCMPVFPGLSIFLILSLYYSTFVPISRRITGHPHGASQLQRVGIGLAISIISVAWAGIFESYRRNYARKHGYEFSFLTPMPELTAYWLLIQYCLIGVAEVFCIVGLLEFLYEEAPDAMKSIGSAYAAVAGGLGCFGASILNTVVKSVTNDRKSATPSWLSQNINTGRFDYFYWLLTVLSVVNFCVFLYSANKYKYRAEQKFGIGEEIIGSKQSTPMATIGE; this comes from the exons ATGGATATCAGTCCTCAAGGAGTAGAAGAAGATGCAGGAGGTGAGTCCAAAAAACTCGGTATCTACTTCATCGAATCCGATCATAGGCGAATGGCGTTCGGGCGTGGCTATACCGGAGGAACTACACCCGTAAACATCCATGGAAAACCTATTGCTGACCTCTCTAAGACTGGTGGATGGATTGCTGCTCTTTTCATTTTCG GGAATGAAATTGCAGAGAGAATGGCTTATTTTGGCCTCTCGGTGAACATGGTGGCATTCATGTTTTACGTGATGCATCGTCCGTTTTCGAGTTCATCCAACGCAGTTAACAACTTCCTCGGGATTTCGCAAGCATCCTCGGTCCTAGGCGGATTCCTCGCTGATGCGTATCTCG GAATAACAATATGCGCATCGATGGATACGTTCATGCCGAACCAAGAACAATGTGATCAATTATCCTTGCTGCTCGGAAATTGCGAGCCCGCGAAATCATGGCAGATGCTCTTTCTTTACACCGTCCTTTACGTCACCGGATTCGGAGCTGCGGGGATTAGACCGTGTGTTTCGTCTTTCGGGGCCGATCAATTTGACGAAACAAGTGCGAATTACAAGTCTCATTTGGATAGatttttcaactttttctaCCTTTCGGTGACGATTGGGGCAATTGTTGCCTTTACATTGGTTGTCTACATTCAAATGAAACACGGATGGGGCTCGGCTTTCGGGTCGTTGACTATCGCTATGGGAATATCGAACATGTTGTTCTTTATCGGTACTCCGTTGTATCGGCACAGATTGCCCGGCGGCAGCCCTTTAACAAGAGTTGCACAAGTTCTAGTTGCTGCATTTCGGAAGCGAAACACTAGTTTTTCGAGCAGCGAACAAATAGGCCTCTACGAGGTTTCGGGGAAACATTCTGCTATCAAAGGTAGCCGAAAGATAACTCACACCGACGATTTcag ATGTTTGGACAAGGCAGCTCTCGAATTAAAAGAAGACGGACCGGACCCTAGTCCGTGGCGCCTCTGCACCGTAACACAAGTAGAAGAAGTAAAAATCTTAATACGACTCATCCCGGTTTCGGCCTGCACAATCATGCTCAATCTAGTCCTAACAGAATACCTCACACTCTCAGTACAACAAGCATACACAATGAACACACATATGGGACGTCTAAAGCTCCCCGTTACGTGTATGCCCGTGTTCCCCGGGCTAAGCATTTTCCTTATACTCTCACTATACTACTCAACATTCGTCCCAATATCCCGTCGAATCACGGGCCATCCTCACGGAGCATCTCAGCTACAAAGAGTAGGCATTGGCCTAGCAATTTCAATTATTTCCGTCGCTTGGGCGGGGATTTTCGAAAGCTACCGAAGAAATTACGCTAGAAAACACGGGTACGAATTCAGTTTCTTGACTCCGATGCCCGAGTTAACAGCGTACTGGCTATTAATCCAGTACTGTTTGATTGGTGTAGCCGAAGTATTCTGCATTGTCGGGTTACTCGAGTTTTTATACGAGGAAGCCCCGGATGCTATGAAGAGTATAGGCTCAGCTTACGCTGCGGTAGCCGGGGGTTTAGGGTGCTTCGGAGCGAGCATTTTAAATACCGTCGTCAAATCAGTAACAAATGATCGTAAAAGCGCGACGCCATCGTGGCTGTCGCAGAATATAAATACGGGGCGATTCGATTATTTTTACTGGCTACTTACAGTTTTAAGTGTGGTAAATTTCTGTGTTTTTTTATACTCAGCAAACAAGTATAAGTATAGGGCAGAGCAAAAGTTTGGAATAGGGGAAGAAATTATAGGCAGTAAACAAAGTACTCCAATGGCTACTATTGGTGAATAG